The proteins below come from a single Stigmatopora argus isolate UIUO_Sarg chromosome 11, RoL_Sarg_1.0, whole genome shotgun sequence genomic window:
- the arid4b gene encoding AT-rich interactive domain-containing protein 4B isoform X2, translating into MKTLEEPPYLTVGTDVSAKYRGAFCEAKIKTAKRLVKAKVTFKSDLSTAEVHDESIKGPLKVGAIVEVKSQDGVHQEATITKLTDASIYTVVFDDGDEKTLRRSSLCLKGARHFAESETLDRLPLTNPEHFGTPVIGKKGNRGRRSNPIQEEDLSSSSSEEEENDQRQNEDLFGKVVCVEGVSTGDKKKPSWYPALVTNSECHDDITMKKESLFVRSFKDGKFYMVLRKDVRELNVDSPPKTDPGLKPALDAALEFQQQLVIPSIWKTEVKEESSSSEVDDDDEEEEEQEEDASGEEEEDEVEPYPEERENFLQQLYKFMEDRRTPINKRPVLGYRNLNLFKLYRLVNKLGGFDNIKSGAIWKQIYQDLGIPVLNTAAGYNVKCAYRKYLYGFEEYCTSTAITFKMDLPLKQALKAEATSVSEGEKTAATSTSSEEKKNHGNEEPISTHCKEEKLELGLDKNEEPPSKAEDSNENNDHHGDEEEGGPLTEDADERSSTSRLGPDIIKQEDDDDDEQESKDNSGYDEWIKADKIVRPANKNVQKIKHRKKIKNKVERERDRLERLNDREALSPSPNNNHVPRSKCDLSQDVFSKLDQGEDQGSQQQTPAKSIEITSILNGLQASELSSDESDHEGEGAQNKEDRDACKDVKGAPELHKTSERRESGTPPNGSRPSAVSGRNQEMIGGEAGKRKPDLIGEASTRKRKSEGVVERKLKTQSRVKRATRSADWLPSVSPKKLDERSASLLDERVPSSSSCSSDDDGIPLAEASESSHPKTKASPSKKYNGTKEKSKSSRQSGFWDIPDKRSKMSGNGDDKPAVRATGQKDVWSSIQAQWPKKTLKDLFSDSDTEAANSPPAPVPSSLEDTSVEREAEPEDDASEEHADTDKLQEFPSSGSNSVLNTPPTTPESPSGRGSALEDCSQAPPPSPPAPPTPPGLLPASSSASLPPGLTREEVACRRSESDSSTVEVESLGGELPDIPQGEGAGSPAKVFHAPLSSNSSSNCSLELSGQHESELKSKVSASQKRQKESQTGGVSKKQKPNRKSLGVPPKKNRKTANSSDSEDQSLLEGSVKPAAAKNDTSEVKVAVSPKCRGRSPPSSHKYHKQGDAEHSQHRENHGRSPRVYKWSFQMSDLEKMSSLERISFLQDKLQDIRNHYLSLKSEVALIDRRRKRMKKKELESTVAASSSSSSSSPSSSSLTAAVMLTLADQPVSSSSSSSQNSGVSVECR; encoded by the exons ATGAAG ACTCTGGAGGAGCCCCCTTATTTGACAGTAGGGACCGATGTGAGTGCCAAGTATCGAGGGGCTTTCTGCGAGGCCAAGATTAAGACAGCCAAGCGTCTCGTCAAGGCAAAG GTGACCTTTAAATCAGATTTGTCCACTGCTGAGGTCCACGACGAGAGCATTAAAGGGCCTCTAAAG GTGGGTGCAATTGTAGAGGTGAAGAGCCAAGATGGCGTTCACCAGGAGGCCACAATCACTAAGCTGACCGATGCAAGTATTTACACAGTTG TGTTTGACGACGGCGACGAGAAGACCTTGAGGCGTTCTTCCCTCTGCCTTAAAGGTGCCCGTCACTTTGCAGAAAGTGAG ACGCTTGACAGACTACCCCTCACCAATCCCGAACACTTCGGCACACCTGTCATCGGCAAGAAGGGTAACCGGGGCAGGCGATCCAACCCAAT CCAAGAGGAAGACTTGTCTTCATCCTCCAGTGAAGAAGAGGAGAACGATCAACGGCAGAATGaagatctgtttggcaaagtgGTCTGCGTGGAGGGAGTGTCCACTGGAGATAAAAAGAAACCTAGCTGGTACCCTGCACTG gTCACCAACTCTGAATGCCATGATGACATCACCATGAAGAAAGAAAGCTTATTTGTTCGCTCTTTCAAGGATGGaaaatt TTACATGGTGTTACGGAAAGACGTTCGAGAGTTAAATGTAGATTCTCCTCCTAAAACGGATCCAGGATTGAAGCCAG CACTAGATGCAGCCTTGGAGTTCCAGCAGCAGTTGGTCATTCCCAGCATCTGGAAGACTGAAGTGAAGGAGGAAAGCTCCAGCAGTGAagtggatgatgatgatgaagaagaggaggagcagGAAGAAGATGCCAGCGGCGAAGAAGAAGAG GATGAAGTGGAGCCCTATCCTGAGGAGAGGGAGAACTTTCTTCAACAGCTCTACAAGTTCATGGAAGACAGAA GAACGCCCATCAACAAGCGGCCTGTTCTGGGTTACCGGAATCTCAACCTCTTCAAACTCTATCGACTGGTGAACAAACTGGGAGGCTTTGATAAT ATTAAAAGTGGCGCCATTTGGAAGCAAATCTACCAAGACCTCGGAATACCTGTCCTCAATACGGCTGCCGGCTACAACGTCAAATGCGCTTACCGCAA GTACCTTTACGGTTTCGAAGAATACTGCACTTCTACCGCCATCACGTTCAAGATGGACCTCCCTTTGAAGCAGGCCCTCAAAGCAGAGGCAACATCTGTAAGTGAGGGAGAAAAGACGGCGGCCACATCAACCAGCTCAGAAGAGAAGAAGAATCACGGGAATGAAGAACCAATCAGCACACACTGCAAG GAAGAGAAACTTGAACTGGGTCTCGACAAAAATGAAGAGCCGCCTTCAAAAGCAGAGGACAGTAATGAAAACAATGACCACCACGGAGATGAGGAAGAAGGTGGGCCGCTCACAGAAGACGCAGATGAACGCTCGTCTACGTCTCGCCTTGGTCCCGACATCATTAAACAAgaggacgatgacgacgacgagcAGGAAAGCAAGGACAACTCTGG ATACGACGAATGGATCAAAGCAGACAAGATTGTTCGCCCGGCCAATAAGAATGTCCAAAAAATAAAGCaccgtaaaaaaataaag AACAAGGTTGAACGGGAGCGTGACCGATTGGAGAGACTCAATGATAGAGAAGCGCTCAGTCCTTCACCCAACAATAACCACGTCCCTCGGTCTAAGTGCGACCTCAGCCAGGATGTCTTTTCCAAACTGGATCAGGGTGAGGACCAAGGCAGTCAGCAGCAAACTCCAGCCAAGTCGATAGAAATCACCTCGATCCTTAATGGCCTGCAAG CCTCTGAGTTGTCCTCAGATGAGAGTGACCATGAGGGTGAAGGCGCGCAAAATAAAGAGGACCGTGACGCTTGCAAGGACGTAAAAGGGGCGCCGGAGCTTCACAAAACCTCCGAACGGAGAGAGAGTGGTACTCCACCCAACGGGTCCAGACCTTCCGCGGTCTCGGGGAGGAACCAGGAGATGATCGGCGGCGAAGCGGGGAAACGCAAACCAGATTTGATTGGGGAAGCCAGCACCCGGAAGAGGAAATCTGAAGGAGTCGTCGAGAGGAAGCTGAAAACTCAGTCTAGGGTTAAGAGGGCTACGAGGAGCGCAGATTGGTTACCGTCGGTCTCTCCCAAGAAGTTGGACGAGAGGAGTGCCAGTCTCCTGGATGAGAGGGTTCCCTCGTCGTCTAGCTGCAGCTCAGACGACGACGGAATCCCACTCGCGGAGGCCAGCGAATCCAGCCACCCAAAAACCAAAGCTTCCCCTTCCAAGAAGTACAACGGgacaaaagagaagagcaaatCCAGCCGGCAATCGGGCTTCTGGGACATTCCCGACAAGAGGAGCAAGATGTCCGGCAATGGAGACGATAAACCAGCCGTACGCGCCACGGGCcaaaaagacgtttggtccagCATTCAAGCGCAGTGGCCAAAGAAGACCCTTAAAGACTTATTCTCAGATTCAGACACGGAGGCTGCCAATTCTCCCCCGGCGCCCGTACCTTCCAGCCTGGAAGACACGAGCGTCGAACGGGAAGCCGAGCCCGAAGACGACGCCTCGGAGGAGCACGCCGATACCGACAAACTGCAAGAGTTTCCCAGCAGCGGTAGTAACTCCGTACTGAACACGCCGCCCACCACGCCGGAGTCCCCCTCAGGTCGAGGCAGCGCATTGGAAGACTGCAGCCAAGCGCCGCCGCCTTCCCCGCCGGCGCCGCCCACGCCCCCCGGTCTGCTTCCGGCGTCGTCCTCCGCGAGTCTCCCGCCGGGGCTGACGCGGGAGGAAGTGGCGTGCCGGCGTAGCGAGAGTGACAGTAGCACGGTTGAAGTGGAGAGTCTGGGCGGGGAGCTGCCAGACATTCCTCAGGGCGAAGGGGCGGGCTCTCCGGCAAAAGTGTTCCACGCCCCGCTCTCCTCCAATAGCAGCAGCAACTGTAGCTTGGAGCTGAGCGGCCAGCATGAGAGCGAGCTCAAGTCCAAAG TATCCGCGAGTCAGAAACGACAAAAGGAATCACAGACGGGTGGAGTCTCAAAGAAACAAAAGCCAAACCGCAAGAGCCTCGGAGTGCCTCCCAAAAAGAATAGGAAAACAG CCAACAGCAGCGACAGCGAAGACCAGTCTCTTTTGGAAGGCTCCGTCAAACCCGCTGCCGCCAAGAACGACACGTCGGAAGTCAAGGTCGCCGTTTCGCCCAAGTGTCGCGGACGATCTCCCCCGTCAAGCCATAAGTACCACAAGCAGGGGGACGCCGAGCACTCGCAACATCGGGAAAACCACGGAAGATCACCACGAGTTTACAAGTGGAGCTTCCAGATGT CTGATCTGGAGAAAATGAGCAGTCTGGAGAGAATCTCATTTCTTCAGGATAAACTTCAAGACATCAGGAACCACTATCTCTCCCTCAAGTCTGAGGTGGCCTTGATTGACAGACGGCGAAAGCGCATGAAGAAAAAGGAACTAGAAA GCACCGTGGCCGCAtcctcctcttcgtcctcctcctcaCCGTCTTCAAGCTCACTGACAGCGGCAGTCATGTTGACACTGGCAGACCAACCAGtgtcttcatcctcatcctcttcgCAGAACTCCGGGGTATCAGTGGAGTGCAGGTGA
- the arid4b gene encoding AT-rich interactive domain-containing protein 4B isoform X1, whose amino-acid sequence MKTLEEPPYLTVGTDVSAKYRGAFCEAKIKTAKRLVKAKVTFKSDLSTAEVHDESIKGPLKVGAIVEVKSQDGVHQEATITKLTDASIYTVVFDDGDEKTLRRSSLCLKGARHFAESETLDRLPLTNPEHFGTPVIGKKGNRGRRSNPIQEEDLSSSSSEEEENDQRQNEDLFGKVVCVEGVSTGDKKKPSWYPALVTNSECHDDITMKKESLFVRSFKDGKFYMVLRKDVRELNVDSPPKTDPGLKPALDAALEFQQQLVIPSIWKTEVKEESSSSEVDDDDEEEEEQEEDASGEEEEDEVEPYPEERENFLQQLYKFMEDRRTPINKRPVLGYRNLNLFKLYRLVNKLGGFDNIKSGAIWKQIYQDLGIPVLNTAAGYNVKCAYRKYLYGFEEYCTSTAITFKMDLPLKQALKAEATSVSEGEKTAATSTSSEEKKNHGNEEPISTHCKEEKLELGLDKNEEPPSKAEDSNENNDHHGDEEEGGPLTEDADERSSTSRLGPDIIKQEDDDDDEQESKDNSGDDNSQEGEEGEEFECYPPGMKVQVRYGRGRSLKTYEATVKEADVEGGEVLYLVHYCGWNIRYDEWIKADKIVRPANKNVQKIKHRKKIKNKVERERDRLERLNDREALSPSPNNNHVPRSKCDLSQDVFSKLDQGEDQGSQQQTPAKSIEITSILNGLQASELSSDESDHEGEGAQNKEDRDACKDVKGAPELHKTSERRESGTPPNGSRPSAVSGRNQEMIGGEAGKRKPDLIGEASTRKRKSEGVVERKLKTQSRVKRATRSADWLPSVSPKKLDERSASLLDERVPSSSSCSSDDDGIPLAEASESSHPKTKASPSKKYNGTKEKSKSSRQSGFWDIPDKRSKMSGNGDDKPAVRATGQKDVWSSIQAQWPKKTLKDLFSDSDTEAANSPPAPVPSSLEDTSVEREAEPEDDASEEHADTDKLQEFPSSGSNSVLNTPPTTPESPSGRGSALEDCSQAPPPSPPAPPTPPGLLPASSSASLPPGLTREEVACRRSESDSSTVEVESLGGELPDIPQGEGAGSPAKVFHAPLSSNSSSNCSLELSGQHESELKSKVSASQKRQKESQTGGVSKKQKPNRKSLGVPPKKNRKTANSSDSEDQSLLEGSVKPAAAKNDTSEVKVAVSPKCRGRSPPSSHKYHKQGDAEHSQHRENHGRSPRVYKWSFQMSDLEKMSSLERISFLQDKLQDIRNHYLSLKSEVALIDRRRKRMKKKELESTVAASSSSSSSSPSSSSLTAAVMLTLADQPVSSSSSSSQNSGVSVECR is encoded by the exons ATGAAG ACTCTGGAGGAGCCCCCTTATTTGACAGTAGGGACCGATGTGAGTGCCAAGTATCGAGGGGCTTTCTGCGAGGCCAAGATTAAGACAGCCAAGCGTCTCGTCAAGGCAAAG GTGACCTTTAAATCAGATTTGTCCACTGCTGAGGTCCACGACGAGAGCATTAAAGGGCCTCTAAAG GTGGGTGCAATTGTAGAGGTGAAGAGCCAAGATGGCGTTCACCAGGAGGCCACAATCACTAAGCTGACCGATGCAAGTATTTACACAGTTG TGTTTGACGACGGCGACGAGAAGACCTTGAGGCGTTCTTCCCTCTGCCTTAAAGGTGCCCGTCACTTTGCAGAAAGTGAG ACGCTTGACAGACTACCCCTCACCAATCCCGAACACTTCGGCACACCTGTCATCGGCAAGAAGGGTAACCGGGGCAGGCGATCCAACCCAAT CCAAGAGGAAGACTTGTCTTCATCCTCCAGTGAAGAAGAGGAGAACGATCAACGGCAGAATGaagatctgtttggcaaagtgGTCTGCGTGGAGGGAGTGTCCACTGGAGATAAAAAGAAACCTAGCTGGTACCCTGCACTG gTCACCAACTCTGAATGCCATGATGACATCACCATGAAGAAAGAAAGCTTATTTGTTCGCTCTTTCAAGGATGGaaaatt TTACATGGTGTTACGGAAAGACGTTCGAGAGTTAAATGTAGATTCTCCTCCTAAAACGGATCCAGGATTGAAGCCAG CACTAGATGCAGCCTTGGAGTTCCAGCAGCAGTTGGTCATTCCCAGCATCTGGAAGACTGAAGTGAAGGAGGAAAGCTCCAGCAGTGAagtggatgatgatgatgaagaagaggaggagcagGAAGAAGATGCCAGCGGCGAAGAAGAAGAG GATGAAGTGGAGCCCTATCCTGAGGAGAGGGAGAACTTTCTTCAACAGCTCTACAAGTTCATGGAAGACAGAA GAACGCCCATCAACAAGCGGCCTGTTCTGGGTTACCGGAATCTCAACCTCTTCAAACTCTATCGACTGGTGAACAAACTGGGAGGCTTTGATAAT ATTAAAAGTGGCGCCATTTGGAAGCAAATCTACCAAGACCTCGGAATACCTGTCCTCAATACGGCTGCCGGCTACAACGTCAAATGCGCTTACCGCAA GTACCTTTACGGTTTCGAAGAATACTGCACTTCTACCGCCATCACGTTCAAGATGGACCTCCCTTTGAAGCAGGCCCTCAAAGCAGAGGCAACATCTGTAAGTGAGGGAGAAAAGACGGCGGCCACATCAACCAGCTCAGAAGAGAAGAAGAATCACGGGAATGAAGAACCAATCAGCACACACTGCAAG GAAGAGAAACTTGAACTGGGTCTCGACAAAAATGAAGAGCCGCCTTCAAAAGCAGAGGACAGTAATGAAAACAATGACCACCACGGAGATGAGGAAGAAGGTGGGCCGCTCACAGAAGACGCAGATGAACGCTCGTCTACGTCTCGCCTTGGTCCCGACATCATTAAACAAgaggacgatgacgacgacgagcAGGAAAGCAAGGACAACTCTGG GGATGACAACAGTCAGGAGGGGGAGGAAGGGGAAGAGTTTGAGTGTTACCCCCCGGGGATGAAGGTGCAGGTGAGGTATGGGCGAGGCCGCAGTCTGAAGACGTACGAGGCCACTGTGAAAGAGGCAGACGTGGAGGGGGGCGAGGTGCTCTACCTGGTGCACTACTGTGGCTGGAATATCAG ATACGACGAATGGATCAAAGCAGACAAGATTGTTCGCCCGGCCAATAAGAATGTCCAAAAAATAAAGCaccgtaaaaaaataaag AACAAGGTTGAACGGGAGCGTGACCGATTGGAGAGACTCAATGATAGAGAAGCGCTCAGTCCTTCACCCAACAATAACCACGTCCCTCGGTCTAAGTGCGACCTCAGCCAGGATGTCTTTTCCAAACTGGATCAGGGTGAGGACCAAGGCAGTCAGCAGCAAACTCCAGCCAAGTCGATAGAAATCACCTCGATCCTTAATGGCCTGCAAG CCTCTGAGTTGTCCTCAGATGAGAGTGACCATGAGGGTGAAGGCGCGCAAAATAAAGAGGACCGTGACGCTTGCAAGGACGTAAAAGGGGCGCCGGAGCTTCACAAAACCTCCGAACGGAGAGAGAGTGGTACTCCACCCAACGGGTCCAGACCTTCCGCGGTCTCGGGGAGGAACCAGGAGATGATCGGCGGCGAAGCGGGGAAACGCAAACCAGATTTGATTGGGGAAGCCAGCACCCGGAAGAGGAAATCTGAAGGAGTCGTCGAGAGGAAGCTGAAAACTCAGTCTAGGGTTAAGAGGGCTACGAGGAGCGCAGATTGGTTACCGTCGGTCTCTCCCAAGAAGTTGGACGAGAGGAGTGCCAGTCTCCTGGATGAGAGGGTTCCCTCGTCGTCTAGCTGCAGCTCAGACGACGACGGAATCCCACTCGCGGAGGCCAGCGAATCCAGCCACCCAAAAACCAAAGCTTCCCCTTCCAAGAAGTACAACGGgacaaaagagaagagcaaatCCAGCCGGCAATCGGGCTTCTGGGACATTCCCGACAAGAGGAGCAAGATGTCCGGCAATGGAGACGATAAACCAGCCGTACGCGCCACGGGCcaaaaagacgtttggtccagCATTCAAGCGCAGTGGCCAAAGAAGACCCTTAAAGACTTATTCTCAGATTCAGACACGGAGGCTGCCAATTCTCCCCCGGCGCCCGTACCTTCCAGCCTGGAAGACACGAGCGTCGAACGGGAAGCCGAGCCCGAAGACGACGCCTCGGAGGAGCACGCCGATACCGACAAACTGCAAGAGTTTCCCAGCAGCGGTAGTAACTCCGTACTGAACACGCCGCCCACCACGCCGGAGTCCCCCTCAGGTCGAGGCAGCGCATTGGAAGACTGCAGCCAAGCGCCGCCGCCTTCCCCGCCGGCGCCGCCCACGCCCCCCGGTCTGCTTCCGGCGTCGTCCTCCGCGAGTCTCCCGCCGGGGCTGACGCGGGAGGAAGTGGCGTGCCGGCGTAGCGAGAGTGACAGTAGCACGGTTGAAGTGGAGAGTCTGGGCGGGGAGCTGCCAGACATTCCTCAGGGCGAAGGGGCGGGCTCTCCGGCAAAAGTGTTCCACGCCCCGCTCTCCTCCAATAGCAGCAGCAACTGTAGCTTGGAGCTGAGCGGCCAGCATGAGAGCGAGCTCAAGTCCAAAG TATCCGCGAGTCAGAAACGACAAAAGGAATCACAGACGGGTGGAGTCTCAAAGAAACAAAAGCCAAACCGCAAGAGCCTCGGAGTGCCTCCCAAAAAGAATAGGAAAACAG CCAACAGCAGCGACAGCGAAGACCAGTCTCTTTTGGAAGGCTCCGTCAAACCCGCTGCCGCCAAGAACGACACGTCGGAAGTCAAGGTCGCCGTTTCGCCCAAGTGTCGCGGACGATCTCCCCCGTCAAGCCATAAGTACCACAAGCAGGGGGACGCCGAGCACTCGCAACATCGGGAAAACCACGGAAGATCACCACGAGTTTACAAGTGGAGCTTCCAGATGT CTGATCTGGAGAAAATGAGCAGTCTGGAGAGAATCTCATTTCTTCAGGATAAACTTCAAGACATCAGGAACCACTATCTCTCCCTCAAGTCTGAGGTGGCCTTGATTGACAGACGGCGAAAGCGCATGAAGAAAAAGGAACTAGAAA GCACCGTGGCCGCAtcctcctcttcgtcctcctcctcaCCGTCTTCAAGCTCACTGACAGCGGCAGTCATGTTGACACTGGCAGACCAACCAGtgtcttcatcctcatcctcttcgCAGAACTCCGGGGTATCAGTGGAGTGCAGGTGA